The Dethiosulfovibrio peptidovorans DSM 11002 genome has a window encoding:
- a CDS encoding YitT family protein: MEFMSPNRLVGRFAELVRREWNTFWLATVGTVLMSFAIVALTIPYRFAGAGLAGIAILTKYVWDISPAWAIAFGNVFLLGWGWKVLSPRFVLWTLYVSMLTSGAVAFFELFSYPMLQDEFLAAILAGVFGGLGIGLVFRVGASTGGTDVIVMAARKRWGVDVGMYSFYINIAILLGSWFVVDLEKLLLGGVALYVESLVIDSVLKSFDRRKQITVITSRDDEVRRFILEVLGKSATVVKAEGAYTGDERMMFIVVVNRRQAMELKRFVVSVDPRAFIVLSDVAEVVGEGFKHWKHI; encoded by the coding sequence ATGGAGTTTATGTCGCCTAATCGCCTTGTAGGGCGTTTTGCGGAATTGGTCCGCAGGGAGTGGAACACCTTTTGGCTAGCTACCGTAGGGACTGTCCTGATGAGCTTTGCCATAGTGGCTCTTACGATTCCCTATCGTTTTGCCGGTGCCGGTCTGGCCGGCATCGCTATTTTGACAAAATATGTCTGGGATATCTCTCCGGCCTGGGCCATAGCTTTCGGAAACGTTTTCCTGCTCGGCTGGGGATGGAAGGTCCTGTCTCCTCGGTTCGTTCTCTGGACTCTTTACGTCTCTATGCTAACGTCAGGTGCGGTGGCGTTTTTTGAGCTGTTTTCCTATCCGATGCTACAGGACGAGTTTCTGGCAGCTATCCTGGCCGGTGTCTTCGGTGGCCTGGGTATAGGATTGGTGTTTCGTGTGGGGGCCTCCACTGGGGGGACCGACGTCATAGTGATGGCCGCCAGGAAGAGGTGGGGAGTCGACGTCGGTATGTACTCTTTTTACATAAATATAGCCATACTTCTCGGATCATGGTTCGTCGTAGATCTGGAGAAATTGTTGCTCGGGGGCGTTGCCCTGTACGTGGAGAGCCTGGTCATAGACAGCGTTCTCAAGTCATTCGACAGACGAAAGCAGATCACTGTAATAACGTCCAGAGACGACGAGGTTCGGCGTTTTATCCTCGAAGTCCTTGGCAAGAGCGCTACTGTGGTCAAAGCCGAGGGGGCCTATACCGGCGACGAGAGGATGATGTTTATCGTGGTCGTCAACAGGAGACAGGCCATGGAGCTAAAGCGTTTCGTCGTGTCGGTAGATCCCAGGGCCTTCATCGTTTTGTCCGACGTAGCAGAGGTGGTCGGAGAGGGATTCAAGCACTGGAAACATATCTAA